A genomic window from Bubalus bubalis isolate 160015118507 breed Murrah chromosome X, NDDB_SH_1, whole genome shotgun sequence includes:
- the LOC123331726 gene encoding uncharacterized protein LOC123331726 isoform X6 has product MVIGEASRKRWAGRRYSTASGGRPEEGSERRRPRGRSGRGSKHGNGPPLRVPPPLHLAAQQPAFWVLGGAKAPQFAGLRVFSWGEGEETPPQSPGPWTPWGFRRGPNTRSRQDSPCCTEGGWPRTVCGPLGGNLAQALLFSRTAYGCSPQCLLPASSLEVKET; this is encoded by the exons ATGGTCATTGGTGAAGCCAGCCGGAAGAGGTGGGCAGGAAGGCGGTACTCCACGGCTTCCGGTGGGCGGCCTGAGGAGGGGAGTGAGAGGCGACGGCCGCGGGGACGCTCAGGGCGGGGCTCGAAGCACGGAAACGGCCCTCCGCTTCGTGTCCCCCCCCCCCTCCATCTCGCTGCACAGCAGCCTGCCTTCTGGGTCCTGGGCGGGGCCAAAGCCCCGCAGTTCGCTGGGTTGCGCGTCTTTTCCTGGGGAGAGGGCGAAGAGACGcctccccagagcccagggccCTGGACACCTTGGGGATTCCGTCGGGGCCCCAACACCCGCTCCCGACAGGACTCCCCCTGCTGTACTGAGGGCGGATGGCCCAGGACAGT GTGTGGCCCGCTGGGAGGGAATCTTGCCCAAGCACTCCTGTTCTCCAGGACCGCCTATGGTTGCAGCCCTCAGTGCCTGCTGCCTGCCTCTTCCCTGGAGGTCAAG
- the LOC123331726 gene encoding uncharacterized protein LOC123331726 isoform X5 produces the protein MVIGEASRKRWAGRRYSTASGGRPEEGSERRRPRGRSGRGSKHGNGPPLRVPPPLHLAAQQPAFWVLGGAKAPQFAGLRVFSWGEGEETPPQSPGPWTPWGFRRGPNTRSRQDSPCCTEGGWPRTVCGPLGGNLAQALLFSRTAYGCSPQCLLPASSLEVKSCRWRI, from the exons ATGGTCATTGGTGAAGCCAGCCGGAAGAGGTGGGCAGGAAGGCGGTACTCCACGGCTTCCGGTGGGCGGCCTGAGGAGGGGAGTGAGAGGCGACGGCCGCGGGGACGCTCAGGGCGGGGCTCGAAGCACGGAAACGGCCCTCCGCTTCGTGTCCCCCCCCCCCTCCATCTCGCTGCACAGCAGCCTGCCTTCTGGGTCCTGGGCGGGGCCAAAGCCCCGCAGTTCGCTGGGTTGCGCGTCTTTTCCTGGGGAGAGGGCGAAGAGACGcctccccagagcccagggccCTGGACACCTTGGGGATTCCGTCGGGGCCCCAACACCCGCTCCCGACAGGACTCCCCCTGCTGTACTGAGGGCGGATGGCCCAGGACAGT GTGTGGCCCGCTGGGAGGGAATCTTGCCCAAGCACTCCTGTTCTCCAGGACCGCCTATGGTTGCAGCCCTCAGTGCCTGCTGCCTGCCTCTTCCCTGGAGGTCAAG